A segment of the Desulfitobacterium dehalogenans ATCC 51507 genome:
CTATTGGAAATGGGCAAAAGGATAGAAAATTACTCGCGTTCCTTTAGGTACAAAGAATCCAGATGGCGATGCAAACGCTTCAACACCCTTTGAAATTGAAAGGAATGTAGAGTGGAAATATTAATGATATTCGCTACTAGACTCATTACTCTTCCATGAGGTTCTAAAGCAATGGAATAGCTAACCTTCGTTCCGCCATTTTCCAGTTCCTCAAGGTCCCACCAGCTCTCGCCAACGACGACACCCTGATAATAACGAATATCTATGCGACTTGGAAAGGTTAAGGATATTGTCTCGCAACGGAACCATCCCCCTGAAGCCCATACTTCAATCTTAGCATGGAGATTATCACTGGGCTTTTCCAAGATTCGCACTCGAAATTCTCCTGGCCACCACTTTTTATATCCCGGAATGTCCGCAAGCAAGGGATAGATCATTTGTGGTGAATAGGGATATTCATAGGAATCCTTAGCTTGAATTTTGCTCATCTTTTAGTCGTTCCCTCCTGCATACTATCTTCTCCGCGTGGACTTAAAAGCTCATTTTTTCGTTTTTCTGCTTAATAAAAAGATAGTAACTCCTGAGCCAATCCCGACGAGAAGGACCCGCACCCAAAATATTTCGATAAAAAACACCATAGAAATTGCTAAAGAAAGCCATAAGCATGAGATAGATACAGCTTTAGCACGCAAAGTAATTCCTTTATCTTCGTAATAATCCTTAAGATAAGGTCCAAGCCATTTACTTTCCAACAGTCTCTTATGAAGATTTGGGGAACTTCTCATATAGCATGCCCCTGCCAATAATAGGAAAGGAGTCGTGGGGACTACAGGTAAGAACACACCGATAACGCCAAAAATTACACATAGTGTTCCAATCCCAATCAAAATCATTTTCATCATTTACTTTTCTTCTCTTCCTTCCCATGACTTATTATTGAAAATCATTCCCACTCTTTCCATACTTCCGGTTGATAACCTACTGTTGCTTTCCTGCCATTTCGGACAATAGGGGTTTTATAGAGTTTAGGATGAGTTAAAAGAAGTTCTTCACGAATCTCCACGCCCCTAATTTGATCAAGTTTTAGAGTTTTATATTCTTTCGCATCTTTATTTATAAGTTCATTTAAAGAGATAGTGGATTTAACACTCTGCAGTTCACCTTTACTTAAAGCTTTTTCATTGAGATCGATAAATTGAAACTTAATATTTCGTTCTTTAAAATATCGTTCCGCCTTTTTGGTATCAAAACATTTTTTAGTTCCAAAAATCTGTATATTCAAAAGTTCTGCCTCCTTAATAAGGAAATCCTTTAATTATAATTTTGCAAGTATTGGGTACTCCTTTAAAATAGCATAAACTATTAGATTTCGTCCATCTATTGCAATTTTTAATCTTACCCTATACATTCTGATTAATGCAAAAAAGGCTTTTCCAGACAATGTTTTCATTATCGGAAAAGCCTATCAGGGTGTCTATGCTCTTCTTAGTTCATCCCATTGATGGATGACTCTCAGCATATTATCTTGAATACTTGAGGCATAGATTGTCTCCAGCCAAGTAAAGTAATTTTTAATTATGATCTGATCCTCATGACAAAGTTCCATATATGCAACTAAAGGCATGTATTCAGTGTCATAAAGCAAGGAGGCGACAAAGAGCTCTGCGAAGAATTCTCCCCCATCTTCAGGGTTCATCTGGTAATCATCAAAAATTTGCTTGACCATATTCATAAAGCCCGGAGGCATCACCTTTGTATCTTCTGTTATCGAATAATGCAGAATGTGAACCAATGCATGGAGAATAGGAAGTAATAACTCCCTTTCCATATTCGGTTGAAAAACCCCCAGGCAATGAAGGCGCGGAATGGTCATTAGGGAACCTTCTCTTAATTTTAATCTGAAACTTAATACAGGGACTAAGAGGGGGTT
Coding sequences within it:
- a CDS encoding YbaN family protein, producing MMKMILIGIGTLCVIFGVIGVFLPVVPTTPFLLLAGACYMRSSPNLHKRLLESKWLGPYLKDYYEDKGITLRAKAVSISCLWLSLAISMVFFIEIFWVRVLLVGIGSGVTIFLLSRKTKK
- a CDS encoding type II toxin-antitoxin system RatA family toxin, coding for MSKIQAKDSYEYPYSPQMIYPLLADIPGYKKWWPGEFRVRILEKPSDNLHAKIEVWASGGWFRCETISLTFPSRIDIRYYQGVVVGESWWDLEELENGGTKVSYSIALEPHGRVMSLVANIINISTLHSFQFQRVLKRLHRHLDSLYLKERE
- a CDS encoding arsenate reductase family protein, which codes for MNIQIFGTKKCFDTKKAERYFKERNIKFQFIDLNEKALSKGELQSVKSTISLNELINKDAKEYKTLKLDQIRGVEIREELLLTHPKLYKTPIVRNGRKATVGYQPEVWKEWE